A single Bifidobacterium scardovii JCM 12489 = DSM 13734 DNA region contains:
- the msrB gene encoding peptide-methionine (R)-S-oxide reductase MsrB: MSEHNTPTAYFAGGCFWGLERYFQNVDGVTGTTVGYAQSTVESPTYEQVCAGTTDAAETVRVEFDPEQVTLRTLALLFLEVIDPFSVDRQGEDHGRQYRTGMFFTDEAQQAVYVAALEQLVDRQPQRPAVLVEPLRNFYPAEERHQDYLINNPGGYCHIPLAAIANVKRRQKYVERIWGLTLEQFAVTQHAATERPFVNEYDEEFEPGIYVDIVSGEPLFSSRDKFDSGCGWPAFSRPISDATLTEHEDHRIPGRDRIEVRTADTQIHLGHVFTDGPAERGGLRYCMNSAALRFVPRSRMAEEGYGDWIGVVDGDDRS; this comes from the coding sequence ATGAGCGAACACAACACGCCGACCGCCTATTTCGCCGGCGGCTGCTTTTGGGGTCTTGAACGGTACTTCCAGAACGTCGACGGCGTGACCGGAACCACGGTCGGGTACGCGCAATCCACCGTCGAATCGCCGACCTATGAGCAGGTCTGCGCCGGAACGACGGACGCCGCCGAAACCGTGCGCGTCGAATTCGACCCGGAGCAGGTGACGCTGCGCACGCTGGCGCTGCTGTTCCTCGAGGTCATCGATCCGTTCTCCGTGGACCGCCAGGGCGAGGACCACGGGCGGCAGTACCGCACCGGGATGTTCTTCACGGATGAGGCGCAGCAGGCCGTGTACGTCGCCGCGCTGGAGCAGCTCGTCGACCGGCAGCCGCAGCGGCCGGCCGTGCTGGTCGAGCCGCTGCGCAACTTCTACCCGGCGGAGGAGCGCCATCAGGACTACTTGATCAACAACCCCGGCGGATACTGCCACATTCCGCTCGCCGCGATCGCGAATGTGAAGCGCCGCCAGAAGTACGTGGAGCGCATCTGGGGCCTGACGCTCGAGCAGTTCGCCGTCACCCAGCATGCGGCCACCGAGCGCCCCTTCGTCAACGAGTACGACGAGGAGTTCGAGCCGGGCATCTATGTGGACATCGTCAGCGGGGAGCCGCTGTTCTCCTCGCGCGACAAATTCGATTCCGGATGCGGCTGGCCCGCGTTCTCCCGACCGATTTCGGATGCGACGCTGACCGAGCACGAGGACCACCGCATTCCCGGGCGTGATCGCATCGAAGTGCGCACGGCGGATACGCAGATCCACCTCGGCCATGTATTCACCGACGGTCCGGCCGAGCGCGGCGGGCTGCGGTATTGCATGAATTCCGCCGCCCTGCGGTTCGTGCCGCGCTCGCGGATGGCTGAGGAAGGCTATGGCGACTGGATCGGCGTGGTGGACGGTGACGATCGGTCATGA
- a CDS encoding metallopeptidase family protein codes for MRISDDEFEHAIEEVLADLPERFKRVLENVGIAMADEPNERERATMSDPRGELLGLYEGVPITRRTTGYSGVMPDVITLFKGPHERLCSTPEQLRRQIRKTVLHEIGHYFGFDDEYLHAHGY; via the coding sequence ATGCGCATCAGTGACGACGAGTTCGAACATGCCATCGAAGAGGTACTGGCCGACCTGCCTGAACGGTTCAAGCGGGTATTGGAGAATGTGGGTATCGCCATGGCCGACGAGCCGAACGAGCGGGAGCGCGCGACGATGAGCGATCCGCGCGGCGAGCTGCTCGGCCTGTATGAGGGCGTGCCGATCACGCGGCGCACCACGGGCTACAGTGGTGTGATGCCTGACGTCATCACCCTGTTCAAGGGGCCGCATGAGCGTTTGTGCTCGACGCCGGAACAGCTGCGGCGCCAGATCCGCAAGACCGTATTGCACGAGATCGGGCACTATTTCGGTTTCGACGACGAGTATCTGCACGCCCACGGCTACTGA
- a CDS encoding methionine ABC transporter ATP-binding protein, whose amino-acid sequence MTEHAHDDATTGATGTPDNATGNAGEVPAVAIHDLKKIYHTEEGDKVALQGINLTIERGDIYGIIGLSGAGKSTLVRCINGLEPFDGGSLEVNGRGIGDLRPKELRSLRRRIGMIFQSFNLMPSRTVAGNVELPLLGGELDREARAARVAELLELVGLAEKADNYPSELSGGQQQRVAIARALANNPDILLSDEATSALDPNTTKSILKLLRQLHDTLGLTIVIITHQMSVVKQICNKVAVIDHGTIVEEGRLFDIFVNPQAPLTKSFVATTSNLDKVNDLIEEHSPLVSVGDGGVLLRMRYISKEVSEALVSHISRQFDIDVNIVFGDIDVVEGSPLGGLVVVITGDRNNILAAIDYLKNRNIGIEVLAS is encoded by the coding sequence ATGACGGAACACGCGCATGACGACGCGACCACCGGCGCGACCGGCACGCCCGACAACGCGACCGGCAACGCCGGCGAAGTGCCGGCGGTCGCCATTCACGACCTCAAGAAGATCTACCACACCGAGGAGGGCGACAAGGTCGCCCTGCAGGGCATCAACCTGACCATCGAACGCGGCGACATCTACGGCATCATCGGCCTGAGCGGCGCCGGCAAGAGCACGCTGGTCCGCTGCATCAACGGCCTGGAACCGTTCGACGGGGGGTCGCTCGAGGTCAACGGCCGCGGCATCGGCGACCTGCGCCCCAAGGAGCTGCGTTCGCTGCGCCGGCGCATCGGCATGATCTTCCAGTCGTTCAACCTGATGCCGTCGCGCACGGTGGCCGGCAACGTGGAGCTGCCGCTGTTGGGCGGCGAGCTCGACCGGGAGGCCCGCGCCGCGCGCGTCGCCGAGCTGCTCGAGCTCGTCGGGCTGGCCGAGAAGGCCGACAACTACCCGAGCGAGCTGTCCGGCGGCCAGCAGCAGCGCGTGGCGATCGCCCGCGCGCTGGCCAACAACCCGGACATCCTGCTGAGCGACGAGGCGACGAGCGCGCTCGACCCGAACACCACCAAGTCGATCCTCAAGCTGCTGCGCCAGCTGCACGACACGCTGGGGCTGACCATCGTGATCATCACCCACCAGATGTCCGTCGTCAAGCAGATCTGCAACAAGGTAGCGGTGATCGACCACGGCACGATCGTCGAGGAGGGCCGCCTGTTCGACATCTTCGTCAACCCGCAGGCCCCGCTGACCAAGTCCTTCGTGGCCACCACGTCGAATCTCGACAAGGTCAACGACCTCATCGAGGAGCACTCGCCGCTGGTCAGCGTCGGGGACGGCGGCGTGCTGCTGCGCATGCGCTACATCTCCAAGGAGGTGTCCGAAGCGCTGGTCTCGCACATCTCCCGCCAGTTCGACATCGACGTGAACATCGTGTTCGGCGACATCGACGTGGTCGAGGGCTCGCCCCTTGGAGGTCTCGTCGTCGTCATCACGGGCGACCGGAACAACATCCTCGCCGCGATCGACTACCTGAAGAACCGTAACATCGGAATCGAGGTTTTGGCATCATGA
- a CDS encoding pyridoxamine 5'-phosphate oxidase family protein yields MSMENTGNTTGARTPSKREDERTVAGERRMMRRADREVTDREQIAAILAGCDIVDVAYTDAEGLTVVLLNFGYDYDVASGAMTLWFHSAPHGRKLDAIRAAAGGRLPVAFAMRTDCEVVAGRAACNWGEAFKSVVGNGEASLVEDMDERRHGLQALMAHQAHMPHVEFTDAQVRSVTVWKIEVGYLTAKVRAKPAPVHAHQHQQSAASSSSASAGAPHPQAE; encoded by the coding sequence ATGAGCATGGAGAACACGGGGAATACCACCGGAGCGCGTACGCCGTCCAAACGCGAGGATGAGCGCACGGTCGCCGGCGAACGGCGCATGATGAGGCGCGCGGACCGGGAGGTGACGGATCGTGAGCAGATCGCCGCGATTCTCGCGGGCTGCGACATCGTCGACGTGGCCTACACGGATGCCGAGGGGCTGACCGTCGTGCTACTTAATTTCGGTTACGACTACGACGTGGCGTCCGGCGCTATGACCCTCTGGTTCCACTCGGCGCCGCACGGCCGCAAGCTCGACGCGATCAGGGCTGCGGCAGGCGGGCGCTTGCCCGTGGCGTTCGCCATGCGGACCGACTGCGAGGTGGTGGCCGGCCGTGCCGCGTGCAACTGGGGCGAGGCGTTCAAGTCGGTCGTCGGCAACGGCGAGGCCTCGCTGGTCGAGGATATGGACGAGCGTCGCCACGGATTGCAGGCGTTGATGGCCCATCAGGCGCATATGCCGCATGTGGAGTTCACCGATGCGCAGGTGCGCAGCGTCACCGTGTGGAAGATCGAGGTCGGTTATCTGACGGCCAAGGTCCGTGCCAAGCCGGCGCCCGTGCATGCGCATCAGCATCAGCAGTCGGCTGCGTCTTCGTCTTCGGCTTCGGCGGGTGCGCCTCATCCGCAAGCGGAATAG
- a CDS encoding iron-containing alcohol dehydrogenase, which produces MTFTYSSKNQLIFGVGAQHQLKELLAAYHPTAILFVYSGDYVFDLGIRDEVKQAADALGARLYENGDVVPNPHIELVRTLVDEARANHVDFVLAAGGASSFDTAKAVGVGVPYQGDVWDLFDGTATPAETLPVGVISTIPGSGSEVSDCAVLQQGHDKRALETRLIIPEFAIVNPEYSRTAPLRHQAAAVADLAVGFLEPYFTSGERIESADRLLEGGLKAALLAGRRFAADPQDLATRTELHWLSATMFNHCWLSTGGENDWTTHRVEHELGGEYDVIHGEGIAAILPSIIRYVAKRKPERYAQLAARVFDADPYDYTPEQAADLLADRLEEHFRALGLAVSLHELGIPREGIEHVADVLTHGGTTTVGNYSPLTRDDVIAVLELAY; this is translated from the coding sequence ATGACCTTCACCTATTCCAGCAAGAACCAGCTGATCTTCGGCGTCGGCGCGCAGCACCAGCTCAAGGAGCTGCTCGCCGCCTACCACCCGACCGCGATCCTGTTCGTGTACAGCGGCGACTACGTCTTCGATCTGGGCATCCGCGACGAGGTCAAGCAGGCCGCGGACGCGCTCGGCGCGCGGCTGTACGAGAACGGCGACGTGGTGCCAAACCCGCATATCGAGCTGGTGCGCACCCTGGTGGACGAGGCCCGCGCCAACCATGTGGACTTCGTGCTGGCGGCCGGCGGCGCAAGCTCGTTCGACACGGCCAAGGCCGTGGGCGTCGGCGTGCCCTATCAGGGCGACGTCTGGGACCTGTTCGACGGCACCGCAACGCCGGCCGAGACGCTGCCGGTCGGCGTGATCAGCACGATCCCCGGCTCCGGCTCCGAAGTCTCCGACTGCGCCGTGCTGCAGCAGGGCCATGACAAGCGCGCGCTCGAAACCCGCCTGATCATCCCCGAATTCGCCATCGTCAACCCCGAGTACTCGCGCACCGCGCCGTTGCGCCATCAGGCCGCCGCCGTGGCCGATCTGGCGGTCGGATTCCTCGAACCGTACTTCACCTCCGGCGAGCGCATCGAGTCGGCCGACCGGCTGCTGGAAGGCGGGCTCAAGGCCGCTTTGCTTGCGGGGCGCCGCTTCGCCGCGGACCCGCAGGACCTCGCCACCCGCACCGAGCTGCACTGGCTGTCGGCCACGATGTTCAACCACTGCTGGCTGTCGACCGGCGGCGAGAACGACTGGACCACGCACCGCGTCGAGCACGAGCTGGGCGGCGAGTACGACGTGATCCACGGCGAGGGCATCGCGGCGATCCTGCCGTCGATCATCCGCTACGTGGCCAAGCGCAAGCCCGAACGCTACGCGCAGCTCGCCGCGCGCGTGTTCGACGCCGACCCGTACGACTACACGCCCGAGCAGGCCGCCGATCTGCTGGCCGATCGGCTTGAGGAGCATTTCCGCGCGCTGGGCCTGGCCGTGAGCCTGCACGAGCTCGGCATCCCCCGCGAAGGCATCGAGCACGTCGCCGACGTGCTGACGCACGGAGGCACCACAACGGTCGGCAACTATTCGCCGCTCACCCGCGACGACGTGATCGCCGTGCTGGAGCTGGCGTACTGA
- a CDS encoding putative heavy metal-binding protein: MILVTTTPSVEGYAITNYQGIVFGEVVAGVNMFRDIGASLRNVFGGRSQGYEEELTNARNEAIAEMQQRAEAMGAHAVVGVDIDYEVLGADGSMLMVTASGTAVQIVRQG; the protein is encoded by the coding sequence ATGATTCTCGTCACCACCACACCGTCCGTCGAAGGGTATGCGATTACGAATTACCAGGGCATCGTGTTCGGCGAGGTCGTCGCCGGCGTGAATATGTTCAGGGATATCGGCGCGAGCCTGCGGAACGTGTTCGGCGGTCGCAGCCAGGGGTATGAGGAGGAGCTGACGAACGCCCGCAACGAGGCGATCGCCGAAATGCAGCAGCGGGCTGAGGCGATGGGCGCGCACGCCGTGGTCGGCGTGGACATCGACTACGAGGTGCTCGGCGCCGATGGGTCGATGCTGATGGTCACCGCGTCCGGTACCGCCGTGCAGATCGTCCGTCAGGGGTGA
- a CDS encoding (deoxy)nucleoside triphosphate pyrophosphohydrolase: protein MEPKRKIINVVGAVIVKDGAVLCAQRGPGKTLSGYWEFPGGKIEPHETARQALHREIEEELLCEINVAQEVCTSEYDYDFGTVRLTTFICHLVEGSPHLTEHTNIQWLAPADMPQLNWAPVDRETVAALVSDQSIIR, encoded by the coding sequence ATGGAGCCGAAGCGCAAAATCATCAATGTCGTAGGAGCCGTTATCGTCAAAGACGGCGCAGTGCTATGCGCGCAGCGCGGTCCGGGAAAAACGTTGTCGGGATATTGGGAGTTCCCCGGAGGGAAGATCGAGCCCCATGAAACGGCTCGGCAGGCGTTGCACCGCGAAATCGAAGAAGAGCTGCTGTGCGAGATCAACGTCGCGCAGGAAGTGTGCACCAGTGAATACGACTACGACTTCGGCACGGTGCGGCTGACCACCTTCATCTGCCATCTCGTCGAGGGCTCCCCGCACCTCACCGAGCACACCAATATCCAATGGCTGGCCCCTGCCGATATGCCGCAACTGAATTGGGCCCCGGTGGACCGTGAGACAGTCGCCGCACTCGTCAGCGACCAATCGATAATCCGATGA
- a CDS encoding carboxymuconolactone decarboxylase family protein: MARVGSADPNNLTADASKAWDDLDKKGTLTNMQQTLLRDYGTFLAYRAWHYSWDSLVATLGIKDATIFAHAISRTGSCLLCSLFFVSDLRDLGVDPNEFEPDEREQLLIDFAESIVKNPTAVPDELFARVRKAFNDDEIVVIVGFAGQMIAGNTFNSVLKVDVDGRLKPLEHTFTPATWRDAIK, from the coding sequence ATGGCACGAGTCGGATCGGCGGACCCGAACAATCTGACCGCAGACGCCAGCAAGGCGTGGGACGATCTGGACAAGAAGGGCACGTTGACCAACATGCAGCAGACCCTGCTGCGCGATTACGGCACCTTCCTCGCCTACCGCGCCTGGCACTACTCCTGGGACAGCTTGGTCGCCACGCTCGGCATCAAGGACGCGACGATCTTCGCCCACGCGATCTCGCGCACCGGCAGCTGCCTGCTGTGCTCGCTGTTCTTCGTCAGCGACCTGCGTGATCTGGGCGTGGACCCGAATGAGTTCGAGCCCGATGAGCGCGAGCAGCTGCTCATCGACTTCGCCGAAAGCATCGTCAAGAACCCGACCGCCGTGCCGGACGAGCTGTTCGCCCGCGTCCGCAAGGCGTTCAACGACGACGAGATCGTCGTGATCGTCGGCTTCGCCGGCCAGATGATCGCCGGCAACACCTTCAACTCCGTGCTGAAGGTGGACGTCGACGGCCGCCTCAAGCCGCTCGAGCACACCTTCACCCCGGCCACCTGGAGGGACGCGATCAAATGA
- a CDS encoding DEAD/DEAH box helicase — MQHGDSGPASSMLEDIVSGLIAARLDAPGEYKPTLIANRAGGPTMREEIGDALATSDSFDISVAFVSAGALLSLFEDFRSHRSIAKRTSRLITSTKNHFNDPRAFWELLHLRNIAGIDVRVWEGSADAETDAMHQGQPFHPKGYIFARRMKDGTPYYDMYVGSSNLTDTALTTQREWNLKVSSLAEGDLVGQFQDEIASQVDDSVPLTEEWIKRYEEDFKKYAPPRRAILESLAKRDIQPNAMQREALANLKRLREQGERRAIIVSATGTGKTYLSAFDVREYRPKRMLYIAQQQMILQAAMKSYHKVLGCDESELGLYSGTSKQQDRRYVFATAQTMRRPEILAQFRSDEFDYILVDEVHHAGADGYRRIIDHFKDADFMLGMTATPERTDGINIFELFGHNIAYEIRLQKALDENMLCPFHYYGVAEYLGSDDDPEDSSHRLDVANGLDAQDSKQLKYEIEQLATGQRVRYIVDKLQEYGQFNIPVTGLVFCSRQEEARKLSRLFNRQWNQQAERLYRTAAVTSTDDNGKPVSQTQRDEYVRKLTEGELDYLFTVDMFNEGVDIPAVNQIVMLRSTESSIIFTQQLGRGLRKFPHKDSVVVIDFIGNYTNNYLIPVALYGNTGDRDRARRNLQRKSIGLSSISFDPIAKERILKSLDTADWSDMKKLSEQYRQVRYELGRIPMLTDIYDYDPSLPCTLASKRSNYLDFVRSREKSLGKGRHHEATFEDQLDPVTDVEDAVLKMATELLLPGLRPHELVILDRLCRFADERPGDGAPHHWDAGSPIGRSALLDAIHAEFPQADASDAQFDSAISVLDYSYFTGPNRSRFGNQPLIETLGNATGGGTVGDDIAYRLSDAFAAMLAANRTFRIFFADTLRTGLANCRGIFREATAKQQAFDHMFLYERKYSMADVMRLCGWKKENTPQNVGGYLLDKETGTMPIFVKYATSQYEDEFLNTQEMKYFSKNGRTPQSPEFLWALNGVGPDWHRTHFVPLFVMRKAEEADGKYYYVGHVAAFGHPRLTTKPDASGQGSVKVTLSVLRLARPVDPELYRHLVS, encoded by the coding sequence ATGCAGCATGGCGATTCCGGTCCGGCATCGTCGATGCTCGAAGACATCGTCTCCGGTCTGATCGCGGCACGGTTGGACGCGCCCGGCGAATATAAGCCGACACTGATCGCCAATCGAGCTGGAGGGCCGACCATGCGGGAGGAGATCGGCGACGCCTTGGCCACCAGCGACTCCTTCGACATCTCCGTCGCATTCGTCTCCGCCGGAGCCCTGCTCAGCCTGTTCGAGGACTTCAGAAGCCATCGCTCGATAGCGAAACGGACCAGCAGGCTGATAACCTCGACCAAAAACCATTTCAACGACCCGCGGGCGTTCTGGGAGCTGCTGCATTTGCGGAACATCGCCGGCATTGACGTTCGCGTCTGGGAAGGCTCTGCCGATGCCGAGACCGATGCGATGCACCAAGGCCAGCCGTTCCATCCAAAAGGATACATTTTCGCCCGTCGCATGAAGGACGGCACGCCCTACTACGACATGTACGTGGGGAGCTCGAATCTCACCGACACCGCATTGACCACGCAGCGCGAATGGAATCTCAAAGTCTCCTCGCTGGCGGAAGGTGATCTTGTCGGGCAGTTCCAAGACGAAATCGCCTCGCAGGTCGACGATTCCGTGCCGCTCACCGAAGAGTGGATCAAGCGGTATGAAGAAGATTTCAAGAAGTACGCCCCGCCTCGCCGCGCGATCCTGGAATCGCTCGCCAAGCGCGATATACAACCGAATGCCATGCAACGGGAGGCGTTGGCCAACCTGAAGAGGCTGCGCGAGCAAGGCGAGCGCCGCGCGATCATCGTGTCCGCCACGGGCACCGGGAAGACGTATCTTTCCGCATTCGACGTGCGCGAATACCGGCCGAAACGCATGCTGTACATCGCCCAGCAGCAGATGATTCTTCAAGCCGCGATGAAGTCCTACCACAAGGTGCTCGGCTGCGACGAATCCGAACTGGGACTGTATTCGGGGACCAGCAAGCAGCAGGACCGCCGCTACGTGTTCGCCACGGCGCAGACGATGCGCCGGCCGGAGATTCTGGCGCAATTCCGATCCGATGAATTCGACTATATTCTGGTCGACGAAGTTCATCATGCCGGCGCCGACGGATATCGGCGCATCATCGACCACTTCAAAGACGCCGATTTCATGCTCGGCATGACCGCCACGCCGGAGCGCACGGACGGCATCAACATTTTCGAGCTGTTCGGGCATAACATCGCCTATGAGATCCGCTTGCAAAAGGCGCTGGACGAGAACATGCTCTGCCCGTTCCACTACTACGGCGTCGCGGAATATCTTGGCTCCGACGACGATCCGGAAGACTCCTCCCACCGCCTCGATGTGGCCAATGGCCTGGATGCGCAGGACTCGAAGCAGCTCAAGTACGAGATCGAACAACTGGCCACCGGGCAACGGGTGCGTTACATCGTCGACAAGTTGCAGGAATATGGGCAGTTCAACATTCCCGTCACCGGACTGGTGTTCTGCAGCCGCCAAGAGGAGGCGCGCAAACTGTCCCGATTGTTCAACCGGCAATGGAACCAGCAGGCGGAACGTCTTTATCGCACCGCGGCCGTCACCAGCACGGACGACAACGGCAAGCCCGTATCCCAAACGCAGCGGGACGAGTATGTGCGCAAGCTCACCGAAGGCGAGCTCGACTACCTCTTCACCGTCGACATGTTCAACGAGGGCGTCGATATTCCCGCCGTCAACCAGATCGTCATGTTGCGCAGCACCGAATCCAGCATCATCTTCACGCAGCAGCTGGGCCGAGGCCTACGTAAATTCCCCCACAAAGACAGCGTCGTGGTCATCGATTTCATCGGCAACTACACCAACAACTACCTGATCCCGGTGGCGTTGTACGGCAACACCGGCGACCGCGATCGAGCGCGCCGGAACCTGCAGCGCAAATCGATCGGCCTGTCATCCATCAGTTTTGACCCGATCGCCAAGGAACGCATCCTGAAGTCCTTGGACACCGCCGATTGGTCCGACATGAAAAAGCTGTCCGAACAATACCGGCAGGTGCGTTACGAGCTGGGGCGCATCCCCATGCTCACGGATATCTACGACTATGACCCCTCGCTGCCGTGCACGCTCGCGTCAAAGCGCAGCAACTATCTTGATTTCGTGCGTTCGCGCGAGAAAAGCCTGGGCAAGGGCAGACACCACGAAGCGACGTTCGAAGACCAATTGGATCCAGTAACCGACGTTGAGGATGCGGTGCTCAAGATGGCGACGGAGCTGCTGCTCCCCGGATTGCGGCCGCACGAGTTGGTCATTCTCGATCGGCTCTGCCGCTTCGCCGACGAGCGACCGGGCGACGGCGCGCCTCACCATTGGGACGCCGGCTCACCAATCGGCCGCAGCGCACTGCTCGACGCGATTCACGCCGAATTCCCGCAAGCCGACGCATCGGACGCGCAATTCGACTCGGCGATCAGCGTGCTCGATTACTCGTATTTCACCGGTCCGAATCGCAGCCGTTTCGGCAATCAGCCGTTGATCGAGACACTGGGCAACGCCACAGGCGGCGGAACTGTGGGAGACGACATCGCCTATCGGCTGAGCGACGCATTCGCCGCCATGCTTGCCGCGAACCGAACGTTCCGCATCTTCTTCGCGGATACGTTGCGCACCGGCTTGGCCAACTGCCGCGGCATCTTCCGCGAGGCCACCGCCAAACAGCAGGCTTTCGACCATATGTTCCTGTACGAACGCAAGTATTCCATGGCCGACGTCATGCGGCTGTGCGGCTGGAAAAAGGAGAACACCCCGCAGAACGTGGGCGGCTATCTACTCGACAAAGAGACCGGAACCATGCCCATCTTCGTGAAATACGCAACCAGCCAGTACGAGGATGAATTCCTGAACACGCAGGAGATGAAATACTTCAGCAAGAATGGGCGCACCCCGCAGTCCCCGGAATTCCTATGGGCGCTCAACGGCGTCGGCCCGGACTGGCACCGTACGCATTTCGTCCCGCTGTTCGTCATGCGCAAGGCGGAGGAGGCCGACGGCAAGTACTACTACGTCGGCCATGTCGCCGCGTTCGGGCATCCCCGGCTCACCACCAAGCCCGATGCGAGCGGACAGGGCAGCGTGAAGGTAACCTTGTCGGTCCTGCGCCTGGCCCGGCCGGTCGACCCGGAGCTCTATCGGCATTTGGTGAGCTGA
- a CDS encoding GNAT family N-acetyltransferase, which yields MTIRIEACDHLPDDARAIRERVFIRERDWRPEFDEWDAVSVHLLAFEPTDPGRAVATCRFYADPDHPDQPGRYIIARLAVLPEAQGQRIGSRLLADAERRIARLGGTMAAVHSENDHYGFYEQRGYRLTDEVYEGGRHGWLVKDLPGLA from the coding sequence ATGACCATACGAATCGAGGCCTGCGATCACCTGCCCGATGACGCCCGCGCCATCCGCGAACGGGTGTTCATCCGTGAACGTGACTGGAGGCCGGAATTCGATGAATGGGATGCCGTATCCGTGCATTTGCTGGCATTCGAGCCGACCGATCCCGGCCGTGCCGTGGCGACCTGCCGGTTCTATGCCGACCCCGATCATCCCGATCAGCCGGGACGGTACATCATCGCGCGGCTGGCGGTATTGCCCGAGGCACAAGGGCAGCGTATCGGGTCGCGGCTGCTGGCTGATGCGGAGCGGCGCATCGCCCGGCTCGGCGGGACCATGGCCGCCGTGCACTCGGAGAACGATCACTATGGTTTCTACGAGCAACGCGGTTACCGCCTCACCGACGAGGTCTACGAAGGCGGCCGCCACGGTTGGTTGGTGAAGGATCTGCCCGGCCTCGCATGA
- a CDS encoding glycosyltransferase family 2 protein, giving the protein MAAVTVVITSYNQGPLIREAVESALTQTVRPQRIIIVDDGSDDAASIDALNAILDDCRHGAKIGRAAAGGVAVDLIGQPNAGPSAARNRGISAAETPFVVVLDGDDRLMPEFIERTLPLLEGDGAMVAASGWLRTFGVLDSVVRPSGGGASAFVARNCCPATCLIRRSAWERCGGYDESMRSGFEDWDFFLSMLESAGGADGADGVDGAHIGIVPEPLIAYRTAPVSPNVTSMAKRLDLMRFLIAKHHGLYAGHLADAVLGVEAISMRRLAMWESLMRGDAEASKAFMANPTYGDGGMAAAVRLRS; this is encoded by the coding sequence ATGGCAGCAGTAACAGTGGTGATTACCAGCTACAATCAGGGTCCGCTGATCCGTGAAGCCGTCGAATCGGCGCTGACGCAGACGGTCCGGCCGCAGCGCATCATCATCGTCGACGACGGGTCGGATGATGCGGCCTCGATCGATGCGCTGAACGCGATTCTCGACGATTGCCGACATGGGGCGAAGATCGGACGCGCGGCCGCCGGCGGCGTTGCGGTCGACTTGATCGGGCAGCCCAATGCGGGGCCGTCGGCCGCGCGCAACCGGGGCATATCGGCCGCCGAGACGCCGTTCGTCGTGGTGCTGGACGGCGACGATCGTCTGATGCCGGAGTTCATCGAACGCACGCTGCCGTTGCTGGAAGGCGACGGCGCGATGGTCGCCGCGTCCGGTTGGCTGCGGACGTTCGGCGTGCTGGATTCGGTGGTCCGACCGTCCGGCGGCGGCGCCTCCGCGTTCGTAGCGCGCAATTGCTGCCCGGCGACGTGCCTGATTCGCCGTTCCGCGTGGGAGCGATGCGGCGGCTATGACGAATCGATGCGCAGCGGATTCGAGGACTGGGACTTCTTCCTGTCGATGCTGGAGAGCGCGGGCGGTGCGGATGGTGCAGACGGTGTGGACGGTGCCCATATCGGCATCGTCCCCGAGCCGTTGATCGCATATCGCACCGCCCCGGTGTCGCCCAACGTGACCAGCATGGCCAAACGGCTCGATCTGATGCGGTTCCTCATCGCCAAGCATCACGGCCTGTACGCCGGGCACCTTGCCGACGCGGTGCTCGGGGTCGAGGCGATCTCTATGCGGCGCCTTGCCATGTGGGAATCGCTGATGCGCGGGGATGCCGAGGCCAGCAAGGCGTTCATGGCCAATCCCACCTACGGCGACGGCGGCATGGCCGCCGCCGTGCGGCTGCGGAGCTGA